Sequence from the Arvicola amphibius chromosome 3, mArvAmp1.2, whole genome shotgun sequence genome:
ATTAGCATGGAATTCTATCATTGTATTACtaaaagaattttccattaaaacttataattcttttaatttaattacttatatttcttcagaTATAATTATTGCAATCACAATTTATAGAACGTTGACACAAAGTGAATTCTGGAGatctataatatataaaagtgtagtagatatttttaaaacttaaaacataaactCAAACAAAGACATGTCCAAAATAATCAATGGCCTATatcaatttataataaaatctgTAATCATTTCATGAATGTACACTTctattaataattttcttaagaGCTGACTTGACATCCTTATTTCTCAGGCTGTAGATCAATGGGTTCAGCATGGGAACCACAGTAGTATAAAACACAGATGACACTTTCCCTTGGTCCATGGAGCTGACTGATGATGGCTGTAAGTACATGAATGCAGCAGAACCAAAGAAGACAACAACAGCAGAGATGTGGgagctgcaggtgctgaaggcttTGGTCCTGCCTTCAGTCGAACGAATGCGTAGGATGCTGACAATGATAAATATATAGGAAGTAAAGATGGTCAAAGTAGGAGTGAGGATATTTATTGCACTTAGGAAAAGGACCAATAATTCATTGATATATGTGCTGGAGCAAGCCAGTTCCAAGAGTGGAAAGAGATCACAAAAATAGTGGTTAATCACATTGGTCTTGCACAAAATGAGTCTCAACATGAAACCTGTGTGAACTGATGACCCAATAAAACCCAAAGTATAAACTCCCACTGTGAGCCAGAAGCAGAGATGATGAGACATGACGACATTGTAAAGTAAAGGATTACAGATGGCAACATAGCGGTCATATGCCATTGCAGCCAACATGTGACACTCCGAAAtggcaaaaaaagagaaaaagtagagCTGAGTCATGCATTCAGGGTAGGAGATGATGTTCTTCTCTTTCACAAAATTTTCCAGCATTTTGGGGGTAATTACAGTGGAATGGCAGAGGTCAATGAAGGACAGATTGCTGAGGAAATAGTACATAGGCGTGTACAGGTGAGAAGTGAGCCAAATCAGTGTGATCATGCCCACATTGCCCACCACTGTGATGATGTAGATTcctaagaagaggaggaagaggggcagcTGCAGAGCTGGCTGCTTGGAGAGTCCAGCCAGGATGAAGAGAGTTACCATTGAATGATTTGCAGCATGCCCTTTCCTGTCAGAGGTTTAAAGAGAGAAAGTTCACAGAGTGGGTGACTGTTTGTGTGAAAGCACATGTGTGCTTAGAACTCATGTGAGGATCATTATTTTATCCCTCCTCAGGTTAGGTAACATACTGTATGATCTCTTATACTTCTTATGTGGTTCAATCAATGACTCATGGTCAAATatttaacacagaaaaacaggTCTTAGAATCAAGAGCAATcagagaaatctttaaaaacactgaattaaatgtttttctatatCACAAGAAAGATTATCATTGGGGTCTCTCTTTCcttcagatattaaaatatattatcaagccgggcgatggtggcgcacgcctttaatcccagcactcgggaggcagaggcaggcggatctctgtgagttcgagaccagcctggtctacaagagctagttccaggacaggctctaaagccacagagaaaccctgtctcgaaaaaccaaaaaaaaaatatat
This genomic interval carries:
- the LOC119809612 gene encoding putative olfactory receptor 8G3 pseudogene, with the protein product MVTLFILAGLSKQPALQLPLFLLFLGIYIITVVGNVGMITLIWLTSHLYTPMYYFLSNLSFIDLCHSTVITPKMLENFVKEKNIISYPECMTQLYFFSFFAISECHMLAAMAYDRYVAICNPLLYNVVMSHHLCFWLTVGVYTLGFIGSSVHTGFMLRLILCKTNVINHYFCDLFPLLELACSSTYINELLVLFLSAINILTPTLTIFTSYIFIIVSILRIRSTEGRTKAFSTCSSHISAVVVFFGSAAFMYLQPSSVSSMDQGKVSSVFYTTVVPMLNPLIYSLRNKDVKSALKKIINRSVHS